The Elusimicrobiales bacterium sequence CCTCCCGCGCGTCTATCTGCGCGATTGTCCGGCCTTTATGCTGAATGATGAACCGTATGCGGCTTTTGCCGTTTGCCACCTCCGGGCGGCGGGCCTGCGCTTCGGCGAAAGCCCGCGCTTCGTCCGCCGTGTCAAACTTGCCGATTGTGCGGCGTATCGTGCTGCGGAACCTCGTTCCCGCCAGCGTCGTTGATACCGCCGCCACGTAGTATTTCGCCTGTTTGCCCGTCGTGGTTCTCGTCGTCATATCGTTTCCCTCCTCACCTGAAGATTACAATGAGTTCCGCGAAACATCAAGGCAATTCTGATGCTGTTTTCCGTCTGAGAAACCGGTGAAGGAAAGCCTTGATTTCTGCGCGAAGTTGCTGTACATTCACTGGTGGCGGGAAGCAAAATTCCGAAACGGGAGGCGACATTATGAAAGCGCGCGACGCGAAAGTCGGACATAAATACCTGACGCAGAAAGGCGCGACTGTCACTATGACCGGCGAGAAGGACGGCAAATTCGTGATGACGCTGACCAGCGGAATCGTATTTCGGTGCGGGCCGGACTACGAATTGAAGCCGGTTAATGGCAACGCGGGCGGCAAGGTCGCAAAGGCCGCTGCACCGAAGCAAAAACTGCCGGAACAGACAAACGCCGTCAGCGCAACCGCCGCCAAGCCGCGCGGCGTGTCGCTGGCGTCCATCATAGACCCGTTTCTGCTCAGCGGCGGACATACCGTGGACGACATCGCCATTGAAGTGCGGAATAAAGCCGGCGACGCCGCGCGAGGCAAAGATGTTGAAGCCAACGTGCGCGCGCGGATGGTGACGTATACCCGCAAAGGCTGGCGCGTCGTCAAGGACGAGAACAAGCGCGTCAAGGTCGTTCAGGGAAAAGCGTAAACGCAGGGGAATCGAGGCAGCCATAATGTTTGCGCTTTGCCTCGACATCAATAGTTTAGCGCGCAGCCAGGCCGGTGTCACGCCCTGAATTTTGGCTACATTTTTGCAAGCGTCAATATCGTCGGGGAACTCGGGGAGGGAAATGGAGCTGCGCTATTGCGTGGGTCGCTTGCGTTTCTGGTATGTCTTATCAAAACTTCGCCGTCAGCGTGAACCTGTGGCTGTTGCCCAGTTCGCCTTGCGATGTATAGGCGTAATCCACACGGAGCTTGCTTATCGCTATCCCGAAACCAGCATTGAAACCCAGCAGGTTGTCCGACGGGATATTGGTGTTGGTGATGTCCTTGCTGTAACCCGCGCGCAGGGCCAGAATGCTGTGCAGCGCGACTTCCGCGCCTGCCGCTATCGTGCTGCAATTTTCCGGGATGTTGCGTTTGAAATCAACCGCAAGTGTGACTGTTTTGATTGTCGTTGCTGCGCCGAACGACGCTGTCGCGGGGAGGTTCTCGTCTATCGTTCCCACTTTGCCGGATTTGCCGACGTTGACGATTGACGCGCCTAACCGGAATAGCTCCAGGTCGTAAATCGCGCCCGCGTCAAAGCCGTAGCCTGTGCCGGATTCTTCCTCAATTTTGTTGCGCACCGCTTTCAGCACGCCGCCCAATGACAGCTTGCCAAAATTTCTGGCGTATGCGGCTTGCAGTGCCATATCATAGGCGGTGAATGTGCCGGTTTGCGCGCCGGTTGTGTCGCGCCCGTCCAAATCGCCATAGTGCAGGTATGTAAAACCGTAAGCCATTCGCCCGCCCAGCGCGTTATGCGCGAACGCGATGTTTTCCAGCTTGTTTTCCTGTGCAAGTTCCACATGCGACAACGCGGCTTCCATGCCATCGCCGGCGACGGAGGCGGGATTTGTGTAAACCGACTGCGCGCCGCCTGATAACGCCGTTACCGCGTTTGCCATGCCCTGCTCGCGCGCGCCGGGAGTGATTTTCAGAAAAGCCGAGCCGGTTGTCGCCGCGTGGGCTTGCTGCGCTATCGTCGCCGCCAGTAATGCGATTATAAACTTGTTCATGGCATTACCTCACTATCGCGAACTTCTTTTTGGCTTTGACGGTCTCGCCGCCGTTATGGGCTTCCATGATAGCGGTATAAATGCCTGAACCTGCGCCGCTCATGTCCCAGGTATATTCGTATGCGTATTCCGGCGATGATATGTTGGGCGCGCCGTCCATGCGCGCGCTGTGGCGCAACTGGCCGGACACGTCGTAAATCCTGATGTCCGCGCCATCGCCTATGCCGCATTCAAGATGCAATATCGGCTTGTTGCCGCCTTTGGCCGGATTGGGATACACATAGAACTGCCGGAACGCGAATGTTACCGCCGCCATCGGGTTGACGCCCTGCACCATCGGCTGATAGAGCGAGAAATGGTTTGTCTGCGCGGTCAGCGCGCCGCCCGCAAGCTGCGATTCCACCGGCTGCCAGGTTTGCGAAGCCTCGTCCCAGTTGTAGACAGCAAGGTCGCGCTCCGTTTTCCCCGCCGGGATTTGAGAGGCGTCATACGGAATGGTCAGCGTCGCGGGCGAACTGAATACCATCCCCTCCGGCCCGAATTCATACGGCGCGCCGGCGGGCATGAGCTTGCGCGTTTTCAGGTAAGCGTCGCGCTGAACCTCGGTTTGCGTTGACTGCATGACGGTTATTTCCGCCTCGCCCGCCAGCGCGCCCTGCGGCAGAATAACCCGCGCGCCGCCGGTATAGCTCACCGCTCCGCCCGCCGCGTCAACCACTTTGCCCACCTTGACGCCCTCATCGGTAACATAAAGCGAATGCTCCGGCTCAAGCCGCGCAAGCAGCGACGATTGTTCCGCCGAGACCGTTTCTTCAGGCGCGGACGCGCCGCTGCGCGCCCGTCCGCCCGTTGACGGCGGCAGCCCGTAGCGCAGCAATGCGCAGCGGAATGCGTCCACCGCCCATAAACTGCCGTCCGGGGCCAGCGCGACATCTGCCGGCATATAAAACCCGGTTATGTTCCAGTACGCCCGCCCGGACCGGTCCAGCTTCTGAATACGGCTGCCCAGGCGGTCGGCCAGATAAACCATATCCGCGCGGTCAAAACGCAATCCGGCGGGCCGCTTGAACCCGGACAGCGATTTCACGAATTTGCCGGACGGGGTAAACTGCATCAGCCGGTTGCCGCGCTCGTCCGAAATCCAGATGTCGCCGCCGGAGGACACCGCTATCCCCGCCGGACGCGAATACCCGGACATGAACGCGTCAAATATCAGCCGCAGGGCGGACTCCCAGGCGGAGGAGCCGTAGCCGTCGCGCAACTGATAATCGCCGGCGGACAGATTGGTGCTGAAGGAAAGCAGCAGCTTACCGTCGGGCGAGAACGCATTGACGCGCGACAGGTTCTTGTCCGCCGTGTAGATATTGCCCGCCGCGTCCAATGCCACCGACGACGGGAAAAACAACTGGTACGGCCTGCGCCCGGTTTTGCTTATCTCTAGCAGCACGGCGCCGCCGGGCGTGAGTTTCAGAATGCGGTGATTGTAAGTGTCCGCGACATACACATTCCCCGACGGGTCAACCGCCACGGATTGCGGCTTGTTCAGCCGCAGTCCGCCCCGGCGGACCAGCCCGCCGCCAAGCTCGCGCACCACCACGCCGGAGGTGTTGACCGCTATCACCCGGTCCGCCCCGGTGTCGGCCACCCATACCAGCCCGTCGGGACCGACCGCCACGCCGCGCGGCGTGGTCAGGTTCAGCCGCAGCTTCTCGCGGCGGCCCATGACCTGCGCCAGTGCCGGAACGCCGATATAAACCGGCGCGGCCAAAGCCGCGCAGTTCCCCGCCGTGTCGCAGCCCTCCACGCGCAAATTATATCCGCCCGACAGCCCCGCCGTATTCCACAAAACAGCCGTTGAAGACGACAACGCGACCGAGCCGGAGCTTATCAGAACCCCTGCCGCCGTCGTTGACGCCGCATAACTGATTGTCCATGACGATAAATTCGCGTCATACGCGTTTGCGACAACCGGCACAACGCCGGTAAACGCCTGCTCCACGCCGACGGCGGATGTGGACGGGAACACAAGATTAACGGCGGGCGGGGTGGTGTCAACAAAAACGGAGACATCAAACGCTCCGGTCGTAACCGATGAGATATTGCCGGCGAAATCCTGCGCGGCGATGGTAAGTGTCCAGCTTCCGTTTGAAAGCGACGCGGCGGGAACATCCGCGTTGTTGGCGGCGAACACCGTCGCGCCGGTGGCAAGGCTGGTCAGATACGCATACGAGGTTGGCGCGGGGTCAAGATTGTCGGTTACGGTATAACGCACCGGCACCGCGCCGGCATACGACGCTCCCGCAACAGGCGAACTTACGGTTATTACCGGACTTGAGACATCAACGACGGTGAGCGTGCTGACGCCGACAGTGCCGTAATACTTGCTGTCGCCGTCGAATTCGGCTTCCAAAGCATATTCCACGCGCAACGGATGCGGCAAGTCAAAAACGAAATGCGCCGTGTCGCTTGAGACGACGGCGCTGCCCAGCGCGGTCCGCGTGGAACCGTCCGCAAAAAACAGCCTCAGCGTTTTAGGCTCGGTGTCCTGGAACCGCAGCGACGCGCCGTTTGCGGCGGCAATCTGCACCGCCACCGGCACGGAAACAGTGGAATAGGTTACCGTGGAGAAATCCAGAATCCGGGCATACTCTTTTTCAACCGACAAGGTGACGGTTTGGGTTGAGGATGTGTAATAAAACCCGTCACCTGGAAATGCTAGGGTGACGGTATATGAACCGGGCAGCACGGTATCCAAAGGAACATAGGTGACAGCAGCGCCGCTGGCCGACGTGGTGGCGACAAAAACCTGTCCGTTCATGGAGAAATTGACCGGTTTGCCGGCGATTGCACCGCCGGAATAGGTAAGCGAGGCGGACAACACGGCGTATTCGTTATAATACGCGGTCAAATCGCCGGTATAGGCAAGCTGCGGGTTGTTTGGCACGACTGAGATTATCGCGTTGGTGCGGGTCTCTTCCAAATCGCTGGGGAAGAACACCGTCGCGCTGTTTGATATGGGAACACCGGCGGGCATGTCGGATCGCAGGCGTGTCTCAACGGTAAACTTGCCGCCTTTGCGCGGCCCCGCATCGCCGGTAAATACGGTGAGCGTACGGGTGTGCG is a genomic window containing:
- a CDS encoding PorV/PorQ family protein, with translation MNKFIIALLAATIAQQAHAATTGSAFLKITPGAREQGMANAVTALSGGAQSVYTNPASVAGDGMEAALSHVELAQENKLENIAFAHNALGGRMAYGFTYLHYGDLDGRDTTGAQTGTFTAYDMALQAAYARNFGKLSLGGVLKAVRNKIEEESGTGYGFDAGAIYDLELFRLGASIVNVGKSGKVGTIDENLPATASFGAATTIKTVTLAVDFKRNIPENCSTIAAGAEVALHSILALRAGYSKDITNTNIPSDNLLGFNAGFGIAISKLRVDYAYTSQGELGNSHRFTLTAKF